Proteins co-encoded in one Amaranthus tricolor cultivar Red isolate AtriRed21 chromosome 7, ASM2621246v1, whole genome shotgun sequence genomic window:
- the LOC130818521 gene encoding protein disulfide-isomerase-like, whose translation MNLKQKARVNWLKEGDTNSKCFHSLVKENTMRNRIDNGKLELFLRSQPIPQENNEPVKVVVLDSLQDMVFNSRKDVFLEFYAPWCEHCNNLAPILDEVAILYEKDPNILIAKYDKSANDIPSGAFEVQGFPIMYFIKKNGEIIKYDGGRTKEDLISFIEEHKSDKKSKSEVESIKSKDEL comes from the exons ATGAATCTCAAGCAAAAAGCAAGGGTGAATTGGCTAAAGGAAGGGGACACAAATTCTAAATGTTTTCATAGCTTAGTCAAAGAAAATACTATGAGGAACCGAATTGAT AATGGAAAACTCGAGCTATTTCTAAGATCACAACCTATTCCCCAAGAGAACAATGAGCCTGTAAAGGTGGTGGTTCTTGATAGCTTGCAAGATATGGTTTTCAACTCTAGAAAAGATG TTTTCCTAGAGTTTTATGCGCCATGGTGCGAACACTGCAACAACCTAGCTCCAATCTTGGATGAAGTTGCTATCTTATATGAAAAGGACCCTAATATCTTGATTGCAAAATAT GATAAAAGTGCAAATGACATCCCAAGTGGGGCCTTTGAGGTTCAAGGTTTCCCAATCAtgtattttataaaaaagaacggagagaTTATTAAGTATGATGGCGGTCGAACAAAAGAAGACCTTATTAGCTTCATTGAAGAACACAAAAGTGACAAGAAAAGCAAGAGCGAGGTAGAGTCAATCAAATCAAAGGATGAATTGTAA
- the LOC130818522 gene encoding uncharacterized protein LOC130818522 yields the protein MFHHHHQSHNINSNIDMYSTPIRGESLDENEMEYDDDDDDDDDDVDENQGNDQDVQYGEDGGNSVHHVDASLYAQPSFQDLVSQFGSPPSFTQLVQPSQQLPNNNDEAPIPSKKSWDLIEDIALICSVMNTSTDPIVSTNQKIRVRWQKVKEVYEAARMERPHLIPRRTADMLKCRWGRVAPVCLKWSGSYDEAVRRKKSGTTDEDVLKEAHLIHQRKHGNFNLIEQWKILRKYNKWKQVVKNNQKKQLDEQPTGDVSSKSSWKRSRTEEDSETPTSEPQAGSSTRPEGVKKAKARMTGKMVADQSI from the coding sequence atgtttcaccaccatcatcaatctcACAATATCAACTCTAATATTGATATGTATTCAACTCCAATAAGAGGTGAAAGTTTAGATGAAAATGAgatggagtatgatgatgatgatgatgatgatgatgatgatgttgatgaaaATCAAGGAAATGATCAAGATGTTCAATATGGTGAAGATGGAGGAAATTCTGTTCATCATGTTGATGCTAGTCTTTACGCACAACCATCATTTCAAGATCTAGTTTCACAATTTGGTTCACCACCGAGCTTCACTCAATTGGTTCAACCATCTCAACAGCTacctaataataatgatgaagcCCCTATACCTTCAAAGAAAAGTTGGGATTTGATTGAAGATATTGCTCTCATATGTTCAGTCATGAACACAAGTACAGATCCAATTGTGAGCACCAACCAAAAGATAAGAGTGAGGTGGCAGAAAGTTAAGGAAGTTTATGAAGCAGCAAGGATGGAACGACCCCATCTGATCCCACGAAGAACCGCCGACATGCTTAAATGTCGTTGGGGCAGAGTTGCTCCAGTATGTTTGAAGTGGTCTGGAAGTTATGATGAGGCTGTTAGGAGGAAGAAGAGTGGCACGACAGACGAAGATGTGCTTAAAGAAGCGCATTTAATCCATCAAAGAAAACACGGTAACTTTAACTTGATTGAGCAATggaaaattttaagaaagtatAACAAGTGGAAGCAAGttgtaaaaaataatcaaaaaaaacaattgGATGAACAACCAACTGGTGATGTTAGTAGTAAAAGTAGTTGGAAAAGATCAAGGACGGAAGAAGATTCTGAAACTCCAACAAGTGAACCTCAAGCAGGATCATCCACGCGCCCCGAGGGTGTGAAGAAGGCTAAGGCTCGCATGACAGGGAAGATGGTCGCAGATCAATCAATTTAA